The proteins below are encoded in one region of Streptomyces sp. NBC_00490:
- the dtd gene encoding D-aminoacyl-tRNA deacylase, with protein sequence MRAVVQRVDGASVVVEGETVGEIVGEGLCVLVGVTHEDTKEKAAQLARKLWSIRMLHDEKSCSDIDAPLLVISQFTLYGDARKGRRPTWNAAAPGDVAEPLVDEVVAQLRALGATVATGRFGAQMRVSLTNDGPFTVLVEI encoded by the coding sequence ATGCGTGCAGTGGTTCAGAGAGTCGACGGCGCGAGCGTCGTCGTCGAGGGTGAGACCGTCGGGGAGATCGTCGGCGAAGGGCTCTGTGTCCTCGTGGGGGTCACCCACGAGGACACCAAGGAGAAGGCCGCCCAACTCGCCCGCAAACTCTGGTCGATCCGCATGCTGCACGACGAGAAGTCCTGCAGCGACATCGACGCCCCGCTCCTCGTGATCAGCCAGTTCACCCTGTACGGGGACGCGAGGAAAGGCCGCCGCCCCACCTGGAACGCCGCCGCCCCCGGCGACGTCGCCGAGCCGCTCGTCGACGAGGTCGTGGCCCAGCTCCGCGCCCTGGGCGCGACGGTGGCGACGGGCCGGTTCGGCGCCCAGATGCGGGTGTCGCTGACGAACGACGGTCCCTTCACCGTGCTCGTGGAGATCTAG
- the ygfZ gene encoding CAF17-like 4Fe-4S cluster assembly/insertion protein YgfZ translates to MKSPLLSLPGAVPAEGVDEGVAAHYGDLFREQRALAEGTGFVDLSHRGVLTVTGEDRLSWLHLLLTQHVSELPVGEATEALILSANGHIEHALYLVDDGATVWIHVEPDTQEALLAYLESMKFFYRVETADRTADIAVVHLPAGSIAPVPEGVVVRETAYGRDLFLPRADLESYAEQAGPAAGLLAYEALRVEQHRPRLGFETDHRTIPHELGWIGTAVHLQKGCYRGQETVARVHNLGKPPRRLVFLHLDGSEVHLPPAGTQIHLADDGPDGRKIGFITTSVRHHELGPVALALVKRNVPLDARLVADTTAAAQEVVVEP, encoded by the coding sequence ATGAAGAGCCCTCTGCTGTCCCTGCCCGGCGCCGTTCCCGCCGAGGGCGTGGACGAAGGTGTCGCCGCCCACTACGGCGACCTGTTCCGCGAACAGCGCGCCCTCGCCGAGGGCACCGGATTCGTCGACCTCTCCCACCGGGGTGTTCTCACCGTCACCGGCGAGGACCGGCTGAGCTGGCTGCATCTGCTGCTCACGCAACACGTCTCCGAGTTGCCCGTGGGCGAGGCCACCGAGGCGCTGATCCTGTCCGCCAACGGCCACATCGAGCACGCGCTGTACCTGGTGGACGACGGTGCGACGGTCTGGATCCATGTGGAACCCGACACCCAGGAGGCGCTGCTCGCCTACCTGGAGTCGATGAAGTTCTTCTACCGGGTCGAGACCGCCGACCGCACGGCCGACATCGCGGTCGTCCATCTGCCGGCCGGTTCGATCGCCCCGGTGCCGGAGGGCGTCGTCGTCCGCGAGACGGCGTACGGCCGTGATCTGTTCCTCCCGCGCGCGGACCTGGAGTCGTACGCCGAGCAGGCGGGCCCGGCCGCCGGCCTGCTGGCCTACGAGGCGCTGCGGGTCGAGCAGCACCGTCCCCGCCTCGGCTTCGAGACCGACCACCGCACCATCCCGCACGAGCTGGGCTGGATCGGCACGGCGGTGCATCTGCAGAAGGGCTGCTACCGAGGTCAGGAGACGGTTGCCCGTGTCCACAACCTGGGCAAGCCCCCGCGCCGCCTCGTCTTCCTCCACCTCGACGGCAGCGAGGTCCACCTGCCGCCGGCCGGCACCCAGATCCACCTCGCGGACGACGGCCCCGACGGCCGCAAGATCGGCTTCATCACGACGTCCGTACGCCACCACGAACTCGGCCCGGTCGCCCTCGCCCTGGTGAAGCGGAACGTACCGCTGGACGCGCGCCTGGTGGCGGACACGACGGCGGCGGCGCAGGAGGTCGTGGTCGAGCCCTGA
- a CDS encoding Fur family transcriptional regulator, with protein sequence MVSTDWKSDLRQRGYRLTPQRQLVLEAVDTLEHATPDDILTEVKKTASGVNISTVYRTLELLEELGLVSHAHLGHGAPTYHLADRHHHIHLVCRDCQNVIEADIAVAAEFTAKLRSTFGFETDMKHFAIFGRCKDCSLKASTTES encoded by the coding sequence GTGGTGAGCACCGACTGGAAGAGTGATCTGCGGCAGCGCGGTTACCGGCTGACCCCGCAACGGCAGCTTGTGCTCGAAGCCGTGGACACCCTCGAACACGCGACCCCCGACGACATCCTCACGGAAGTGAAGAAGACGGCGTCGGGGGTCAACATTTCCACGGTCTACCGGACCCTGGAGCTCCTGGAGGAGCTCGGTCTGGTCAGCCATGCCCATCTGGGGCACGGGGCGCCGACGTACCATCTCGCGGACCGCCACCACCACATCCACCTGGTCTGCCGCGACTGCCAGAACGTCATCGAGGCGGATATCGCGGTGGCGGCGGAGTTCACCGCGAAGCTGCGCTCGACCTTCGGGTTCGAGACGGACATGAAGCACTTCGCGATCTTCGGCCGGTGCAAGGACTGTTCCCTGAAGGCTTCAACTACCGAGTCGTAG
- a CDS encoding FABP family protein has translation MIEIPSDLHKDLVPLAFLLGNWAGAGVHDFPGSEKCNFGQEVTFSHDGRDFLEYQSHTWVLDNDGNKVRPLESEHGFWRVDADRKVEITMVRDDGVVEIWYGELAKQKPQIDLVTDAVARTAASGPYTGGKRLYGYVKSDLMWVGEKQTPEVELRPYMSAHLKKVVTPEDVERWAKALPDDMPDDGIAFFK, from the coding sequence ATGATCGAGATCCCGTCCGACCTCCACAAGGACCTCGTCCCGCTCGCCTTCCTGCTCGGCAACTGGGCCGGCGCGGGCGTGCACGACTTCCCCGGCTCCGAGAAGTGCAACTTCGGGCAGGAGGTCACCTTCTCGCACGACGGCCGGGACTTCCTGGAGTACCAGTCCCACACCTGGGTCCTGGACAACGACGGGAACAAGGTCCGTCCGCTGGAGTCCGAGCACGGCTTCTGGCGCGTCGACGCCGACCGCAAGGTCGAGATCACGATGGTCCGTGACGACGGCGTGGTGGAGATCTGGTACGGCGAGCTCGCCAAGCAGAAGCCGCAGATCGACCTGGTCACGGACGCGGTGGCGCGTACGGCGGCCTCGGGCCCGTACACCGGCGGCAAGCGTCTGTACGGCTACGTCAAGAGCGACCTCATGTGGGTCGGCGAGAAGCAGACCCCCGAGGTCGAGCTGCGCCCCTACATGTCCGCGCACCTGAAGAAGGTCGTCACCCCGGAGGACGTCGAACGCTGGGCCAAGGCCCTCCCCGACGATATGCCGGACGACGGCATCGCCTTCTTCAAGTAA